In Juglans microcarpa x Juglans regia isolate MS1-56 chromosome 4S, Jm3101_v1.0, whole genome shotgun sequence, a single window of DNA contains:
- the LOC121263036 gene encoding pathogenesis-related thaumatin-like protein 3.5 translates to MAQVTALLLVPLVTLLLSVSGVISTTFTIINSCGHTVWPGILSNAGVPPLSPTGFALQKGESKIITAPTSWGGRLWGRTLCSLDSTGNFSCVTGDCGSGKIECSGFGKPPATLAEFTLDGGNGLDFFDVSLVDGYNLPLLVVPKGGTGQNCTTTGCVTDLNDSCPSELKVTSSGSDGTSVACKSACEAFGQPQYCCSGAYATPDVCKPSTYSQIFKSACPQAYSYAYDDRTSTFTCASADYTITFCPTPNTSKKASEGQTTASNPRTTTTETPSVNSAMIYEGALGESNASPHTRGQVSRSHAIAAALSIALAIWRSWHCRDLF, encoded by the exons ATGGCTCAAGTAACAGCATTATTATTAGTGCCATTAGTAACACTTCTCTTATCAGTATCAG GAGTAATTTCGACCACCTTCACAATTATAAACAGTTGCGGCCACACCGTATGGCCAGGCATTCTCTCCAACGCCGGTGTACCTCCGCTCTCCCCGACAGGCTTCGCTCTCCAAAAGGGCGAGTCCAAGATCATTACAGCGCCGACTTCCTGGGGAGGCCGCCTCTGGGGCCGCACTCTCTGCTCCTTAGACTCCACTGGCAATTTCTCCTGCGTCACAGGTGATTGCGGCTCCGGGAAAATCGAATGCTCCGGCTTTGGCAAGCCACCCGCCACCTTGGCCGAGTTCACGCTAGACGGCGGCAACGGTCTCGATTTCTTCGATGTCAGCTTGGTCGACGGGTACAACCTCCCTCTGCTGGTCGTGCCCAAGGGTGGCACCGGTCAGAACTGTACGACCACCGGCTGCGTGACTGACCTGAACGACTCGTGCCCCTCGGAGCTGAAGGTCACGAGCTCCGGCTCCGACGGCACTAGCGTGGCTTGTAAGAGCGCGTGCGAGGCCTTCGGCCAGCCTCAGTACTGTTGCAGCGGCGCTTATGCCACTCCTGATGTCTGCAAGCCGTCAACTTACTCTCAGATATTCAAGAGCGCGTGCCCGCAAGCTTACAGCTACGCGTACGACGATAGGACCAGCACTTTCACATGCGCCTCCGCTGATTATACGATTACTTTCTGCCCCACCCCTAACACCAG CAAAAAGGCTTCGGAGGGGCAGACCACGGCGTCGAACCCAAGGACGACAACCACAGAGACACCGTCCGTCAACAGTGCGATGATCTACGAGGGCGCACTGGGCGAAAGCAATGCATCACCGCACACGCGTGGCCAGGTTTCACGGTCCCACGCCATCGCGGCTGCGCTCAGCATCGCATTGGCAATATGGCGGTCGTGGCACTGTCGTGATCTCTTCTAA